A section of the Pseudorasbora parva isolate DD20220531a chromosome 2, ASM2467924v1, whole genome shotgun sequence genome encodes:
- the aqp8b gene encoding aquaporin-8b: MLISFIIFSSPLVNILHLSLVFSIINCPQRSLSNLNLAFGHSHSNDEETAYKILGQKDQRDTRASERMDEDKVELHSMEKALMDMMGQHTVSQPNLFERVFQPCVAELVGTAFFVFIGCVSVIENVEDAGRLQPALAHGLAVAVLIACMAQISGSHFNPSFTIAVYLCGGIELKMVAPYLISQLTGGLLGAVMAKGMTSNEKYAKAQGAAFTVLQADDHILKALFGEIAMTCLVAMVVLLGAVNAKSKSPLLPFLVGCTVIINVLAGGDVSGTCLNPARVFGPAVLTNYWTHHWIYWVGPITGGIIAAALVRLLLGDKNTRLLMK; this comes from the exons ATGTTAATCTCCTTCATTATATTTTCTTCACCACTGgtcaacattttacatttatcattAGTCTTTTCAATCATCAATTGCCCTCAAAGGTCATTGAGCAATTTAAATCTTGCTTTCGGTCACTCACATTCCAATGATGAGGAGACAGCCTACAAGATATTAGGACAGAAGGATCAGAGAGACACACGCGCCTCTGAAAGAATGGATGAAGACAAAGTGGAACTTCACAGCATGGAGAAAGCTCTGATGGACATGATGGGACAGCATACTGTAAGTCAACCGAACCTCTTCGAGCGGGTCTTTCAGCCGTGTGTAGCTGAGCTGGTGGGGACAGCCTTCTTTGTGTTCATCGGATGTGTGTCTGTCATTGAGAACGTGGAGGATGCCGGCAGACTCCAGCCTGCACTGGCTCATGGGCTCGCCGTGGCGGTACTGATCGCATGTATGGCACAGATCAG TGGTTCTCATTTCAATCCATCATTCACCATAGCCGTCTACCTCTGTGGCGGAATAGAGCTGAAAATGGTGGCACCGTACCTGATCTCTCAGCTTACTGGAGGTTTACTTGGTGCAGTCATGGCCAAG GGAATGACCTCAAATGAGAAATATGCCAAAGCTCAAGGTGCGGCGTTCACGGTTCTCCAGGCGGATGACCATATTTTGAAGGCATTATTTGGAGAAATCGCCATGACGTGTTTAGTTGCCATGGTGGTCTTACTGGGAGCAGTTAATGCCAAGAGCAAAAGTCCTTTGCTTCCATTTTTGGTGGGCTGCACAGTCATTATTAACGTGCTAGCGGG GGGTGATGTGTCGGGTACGTGTCTGAATCCTGCAAGAGTGTTTGGGCCTGCAGTGCTGACCAACTATTGGACTCACCACTGGATCTACTGGGTGGGGCCCATTACTGGCGGCATCATTGCGGCTGCATTGGTCAG gttgTTGCTCGGAGACAAGAATACCCGCCTGCTGATGAAGTAA
- the cbx8a gene encoding chromobox protein homolog 8a, producing the protein MELSAVGERVFAAESIIKRRIRRGRMEYLVKWKGWSQKYSTWEPEENILDERLFAAFEEREREREMYGPKKRGPKPETFLMKAKAKEKGKNYEFRREMSRGIRVSFPVAEPVVTPRAREGLRTVVPTIFPPSTVNRGESVRVHLPDPERDPLMLGTPVHSPLDFASSPKKRGPKPKLPSTGGSSNEGIKRKADEPLSYRPSKSERSGETSNCDVICLSQKFPSESRLVQKQMGSRSSDAKYTHGGSILKPGLGVLGHRRKDSSSGAINQQPKMTHPPKNNLFRSTDQTREQLSLSFVDETDQPWLPCLKNMEKIVVTDVTSNSLTVTIKESSTDKGFFKENR; encoded by the exons ATGGAGCTCTCAGCCGTCGGGGAGCGGGTTTTCGCCGCCGAATCCATCATTAAACGGCGCATAAGGAGA GGCCGGATGGAGTATCTGGTCAAATGGAAAGGCTGGTCTCAAAA ATACAGCACCTGGGAACCAGAGGAGAATATTCTGGATGAGCGCCTTTTCGCTGCTTTTGAAGAAAG AGAGCGTGAAAGGGAGATGTATGGTCCAAAAAAGAGGGGACCCAAACCGGAAACATTTTTAATGAAG GCAAAAGCTAAAGAAAAAGGCAAAAACTATGAGTTCAGACGGGAGATGTCCCGAGGAATACGGGTGTCGTTCCCGGTAGCAGAACCGGTTGTGACTCCCAGAGCACGTGAAGGACTGCGGACAGTCGTGCCAACGATTTTTCCACCGAGCACCGTCAACAGAGGCGAAAGTGTTCGTGTGCATTTACCAGACCCAGAGAGAGACCCACTAATGCTTGGGACGCCAGTTCACAGCCCACTCGATTTCGCCAGCTCACCAAAAAAGCGAGGACCAAAGCCAAAGTTGCCTTCGACTGGAGGTTCATCCAATGAAGGCATCAAAAGAAAGGCAGATGAACCGCTCTCTTATCGGCCTTCCAAAAGCGAGAGATCGGGAGAAACCTCTAACTGTGATGTCATCTGTTTATCCCAGAAGTTCCCATCAGAATCCAGGCTGGTTCAGAAGCAGATGGGAAGCAGGTCAAGCGATGCCAAATATACCCATGGTGGCAGCATCCTAAAACCTGGGCTTGGTGTTTTGGGGCATCGACGGAAGGACAGCTCCAGTGGTGCCATAAACCAACAACCCAAGATGACGCATCCACCCAAAAACAATTTATTTAGATCCACGGATCAAACCAGAGAGCAGCTGTCTCTGAGTTTTGTAGATGAAACAGACCAGCCCTGGTTGCCTTGTTTGAAGAATATGGAGAAAATTGTTGTTACTGACGTGACAAGTAACTCTTTGACTGTAACCATAAAAGAGAGTTCAACGGACAAAGGTTTCTTCAAAGAAAACAGATGA